From the Bacteroidia bacterium genome, one window contains:
- a CDS encoding dipeptidase, whose amino-acid sequence MRSTISRFPLRRLSLFSALLCVVFTPMHAQEEDYVRLHREAVVVDGHNDVLGRVVSGTRVDVRGSTGHSDLPRFREGELDVQVFSIWVHPKKGVRDGWISVRAQLDSLHAIAKRHPSQLRLVRTAREFDAASAAGALAAVISIEGSSALDGKPERIRELHAKGLRVFAPTWNYSVDWASSSVDEAAGKKSIGLTHHGKRLVRLLDSLGIILDISHLGARAAADALSVTRNPVIASHSSCAALRPHHRNLTDEQLRTVAKRGGVVMINFFPPFLLSGMTSAKVAATRKLCTALDILAAKHPRRGTAFLKEYDRLLASARKSGLPTLLDVADHIDHAVRIAGAASVGLGSDFDGIPYAPAGLHDVTWLPMLTRELLRRGHSEGTVEGILGKNFLRVFRQVCKE is encoded by the coding sequence ATGCGTTCAACCATCTCCCGCTTCCCGCTCCGCCGTCTCTCTCTTTTTTCCGCATTGCTCTGTGTCGTATTCACGCCGATGCACGCTCAGGAGGAGGATTACGTACGCCTACACCGCGAAGCCGTGGTGGTCGACGGACACAACGATGTACTGGGACGCGTCGTTTCGGGCACGCGTGTGGATGTGCGGGGCTCGACCGGACATTCCGATCTTCCCCGTTTCCGCGAGGGAGAACTGGACGTGCAGGTGTTCAGCATCTGGGTCCATCCGAAGAAGGGTGTGCGCGATGGTTGGATCAGCGTCCGTGCGCAGCTGGACTCGCTCCATGCCATCGCGAAAAGGCATCCTTCGCAGCTGCGTCTGGTGCGAACGGCGCGGGAATTCGACGCGGCGTCCGCAGCGGGAGCGTTGGCCGCAGTCATCAGCATCGAGGGGAGCAGTGCACTGGACGGAAAACCGGAACGCATCAGGGAGTTGCACGCAAAAGGACTGCGCGTTTTCGCCCCCACCTGGAACTACAGCGTGGACTGGGCTTCCTCATCAGTGGATGAAGCCGCGGGTAAGAAATCCATAGGTCTCACCCATCATGGCAAGCGGCTCGTGCGTCTGCTGGACTCGCTCGGTATCATTCTCGACATCTCGCATCTAGGCGCTCGTGCAGCGGCCGATGCGCTGTCCGTCACCCGCAATCCCGTGATCGCCTCCCATTCATCGTGTGCCGCGCTGAGACCGCATCATCGCAACCTTACGGACGAACAACTCCGCACCGTGGCGAAGCGCGGTGGCGTGGTGATGATCAACTTTTTCCCGCCCTTCCTTCTTTCCGGTATGACCTCCGCCAAAGTCGCCGCGACACGCAAGCTCTGCACAGCGTTGGATATACTTGCCGCGAAACACCCACGTCGTGGTACCGCGTTTCTGAAAGAATATGACAGACTACTCGCTTCCGCCCGCAAGAGCGGGCTTCCGACGCTGCTGGACGTCGCGGACCACATCGATCACGCGGTGCGCATCGCTGGTGCCGCATCGGTGGGGCTGGGATCGGATTTCGACGGCATCCCCTATGCGCCAGCCGGCCTGCACGATGTCACCTGGCTTCCAATGCTGACGCGCGAGTTGTTGCGGCGCGGACACAGCGAAGGCACAGTCGAGGGGATTCTCGGAAAGAATTTCCTGCGTGTGTTCCGGCAGGTGTGCAAAGAATAA